A single Chryseobacterium sp. DNA region contains:
- a CDS encoding DoxX family protein — translation MNISFRTIAYWLCYIGYLYIIAPSAIKKIIQHSGMMQSMQSLGFDKTWTIAIGIAEIIGVLLVIAGLYKSQLRTLGILLLFPFAIGAFTTHMAHQEYYHFYNSLTMCFLSFILVCLDGRVKIDLSQIVKEVK, via the coding sequence ATGAACATTTCTTTTAGGACGATTGCGTACTGGCTATGCTATATAGGGTATTTATATATCATTGCGCCATCAGCAATAAAAAAAATCATACAACATTCAGGAATGATGCAAAGTATGCAATCGCTGGGTTTTGACAAAACTTGGACGATAGCTATTGGCATAGCTGAAATCATAGGTGTGCTGCTTGTTATTGCAGGGTTATACAAATCGCAACTCCGAACATTGGGCATTTTGCTTTTATTTCCCTTTGCCATTGGAGCGTTTACAACGCATATGGCACATCAGGAGTATTATCACTTTTATAATTCGCTGACAATGTGTTTTCTCTCTTTCATTTTAGTATGCCTTGACGGACGGGTTAAGATAGACCTGTCACAAATTGTAAAAGAAGTAAAATGA
- a CDS encoding MFS transporter has product MKHHEKLPIISLLALTVSGFIAIITETLPAGLLPQISSGIGVSEAYAGQFITLYALGSVLSAIPVISWTRNWNRKPLLLVAVAGFFVFNLTTFFLQSYYLLLAVRFMAGVSAGIIWGLLTGYTIRMVSPKLAGKALAIVGVGQPIALSLGVPLATWLGGAIGWATIFLIIAILSLIVLFWIIFLVPDFSVEQKTESTPFNAVFSNKKIQKILFITLFWILAHNLLYTYIAPYLTAKDLVNQIDWILLLFGVFSILGIWLTGLWIDKHLQKLVIINLGLFVFAGVLLWFGNSNSIVILMGIAMWGYSFGGAPILLQKDLADVAQENVDIAQSIFVTIFNLAVAGGGLLGGLLLEYWGVNYIVIVLIALTLVALGTVGFKRTYIKKL; this is encoded by the coding sequence ATGAAGCATCACGAAAAATTACCCATAATTTCTCTTTTAGCACTTACCGTCTCTGGTTTTATTGCTATAATAACCGAAACATTGCCAGCAGGGTTGCTTCCTCAAATAAGCAGTGGTATTGGGGTTTCGGAAGCTTATGCTGGTCAGTTCATTACTTTATATGCATTGGGGTCGGTATTGTCAGCCATTCCCGTAATCAGTTGGACGAGGAACTGGAATAGAAAACCGTTGCTTTTAGTGGCAGTCGCAGGTTTTTTCGTTTTCAATTTGACCACTTTTTTCTTGCAGTCGTATTACCTTTTATTGGCTGTCCGTTTTATGGCAGGAGTAAGTGCAGGTATAATCTGGGGATTGCTAACAGGCTACACTATACGAATGGTTAGTCCGAAATTAGCAGGAAAAGCCTTAGCTATTGTTGGAGTAGGTCAGCCAATTGCTTTGTCTTTGGGTGTGCCATTAGCCACTTGGTTAGGTGGCGCGATTGGTTGGGCAACTATTTTCTTAATCATTGCAATACTGTCCTTAATCGTATTGTTTTGGATTATTTTCTTAGTTCCCGACTTTTCGGTAGAACAAAAAACAGAAAGTACACCATTTAATGCCGTTTTTTCAAACAAGAAAATTCAAAAGATATTATTCATAACATTATTTTGGATTTTAGCCCACAATTTATTGTACACTTATATTGCTCCATATCTAACTGCAAAGGATTTGGTAAACCAAATTGATTGGATATTGCTTTTGTTCGGTGTATTTTCCATACTCGGAATTTGGTTGACAGGATTATGGATAGACAAGCATTTACAAAAATTAGTTATTATCAATTTAGGTCTATTCGTGTTTGCAGGAGTTTTACTTTGGTTCGGAAATTCCAATTCTATCGTTATTTTAATGGGTATAGCAATGTGGGGCTATTCTTTTGGTGGGGCTCCGATATTATTGCAAAAAGATTTGGCTGATGTTGCCCAAGAAAATGTAGATATAGCCCAATCAATATTCGTTACAATATTTAATCTTGCTGTGGCAGGAGGAGGTCTTTTAGGTGGTTTGTTATTAGAATATTGGGGAGTAAATTATATTGTTATTGTATTGATAGCACTAACCTTGGTGGCATTAGGAACAGTAGGTTTTAAAAGAACATACATTAAAAAACTTTAA
- a CDS encoding DMT family transporter → MTSSEASIIYSLIPIFTTITSAIVLKERTTGLQKFGILLSFGGMAYISFHSFSGFSESATGYLLIFCSLLSMVFYYVFLKKSVAKISPISITYYLILFAVLSSVVVYFGWELINFQTLPDLHRLENYGYILAVLYLGILSTLGTSLFTSIGIKNLSAAQTSIFNNISPFFGILAGVLVMDDILQTYQIIGAVSIFTGMFISLKYTVKG, encoded by the coding sequence ATCACATCTTCAGAGGCTTCTATCATTTATTCGCTTATTCCTATCTTCACTACAATCACTTCGGCAATAGTGCTGAAAGAAAGAACAACAGGATTGCAGAAATTCGGGATTTTGCTTTCGTTTGGTGGAATGGCTTATATTTCTTTTCATTCGTTCAGCGGATTTTCAGAAAGTGCAACAGGTTATCTGCTGATATTTTGTTCCTTGCTCTCAATGGTATTTTATTATGTATTCCTGAAAAAGAGCGTAGCCAAAATATCGCCTATCAGTATTACCTATTACCTTATTTTATTTGCCGTATTATCGTCAGTAGTGGTGTATTTTGGGTGGGAGCTTATCAATTTTCAGACATTACCCGATTTACACCGATTGGAAAATTACGGTTACATTTTGGCAGTCCTGTATTTGGGTATCTTATCTACGCTTGGTACATCTTTGTTTACTTCGATAGGCATTAAGAATTTATCTGCCGCACAAACCTCAATTTTCAACAACATAAGTCCGTTTTTCGGCATTTTGGCAGGAGTGCTGGTAATGGACGATATATTGCAAACATATCAGATTATCGGTGCGGTCTCCATATTCACAGGAATGTTTATCAGCTTGAAATATACGGTAAAGGGATAG